The Bacteroidia bacterium region CTGTCGCTACTGTTTTACCTGGCGACTTAATGAACGGAGTAGGTAATGCCACTTTCCCATGGGCAGTAAATGGATACACTGACCAAAATGGTGGAGGCGTATATGGCTCTGTAACCGCAGGAACAACAAACTTTGCAGCGGTACAAGGAGAGTATGTAGGAACAGGTACCAGCGGTGCAGGAGTAAGAGGTTCTTACATGACCAATACAGCAGGTACATCCTTTGCAGCCTGCGCCACTGGAGTAGTAGGAACTGCTACAACTACAGGTTCATACAAATTTGGTGTGTATGGCAGTGGGGGTACAAGTACTAGATCTGGTGGAGTAATGGGATACGACTATGGCTTCGCTCTTGGCGCACTTGGATATTATAGTAGTGGAGGTACTGATTTTGCCGTGTATGGTTTTGGGCAAAACTATACAGTGGGTGTACCAGGGGGAAAAATTGGAAGTGCAGCACCTAATAACATGATAGGTTTGGGTATTTATGGCGGCGTTATGGGTGGATGGATAAGAGGTTGTACCTACGGCTTAAATGTTCGCGGCGAAAGATACAGTATGTATGTAGATGGTAAAAGCTACGTCAACCAACCTGTTGTTTATCTCATTCAAACACAGAATACTAATAGAGTTCCTGCTTACATGAGTGTATCCACACACCCAGAAATTACAGACAAAGGTAAAGTCAATTTAGTCAATGGCAGAGCTGTTGTTTCATTCAAAGATGCTTTCAAAAACGCTGTCCTAAACATAGATGATGTAATTATCACAGTTACCCCACAAGGTAATACCCAAGGCGTATATGTTACTGATATTACAAGAGAAGGCTTTACAATCGTAGAAAATAACCAAGGCAAATCTAATGTACAAGTATGCTGGACTGCTTCCGCACCCCTAAAACAAGCTGACAGCAGTATCCCTGAAGAGATATTAGAAAACTCTTTTGATGAAAAGATGCGCGGCGTTATGCACAACGAAAACGCACCTGAAAATGGAAAACCTATTTGGTGGGATGGTGAAAAAGTCCGCTTTGACCCTATACCTCAAGGGCTATTCCAAAAAGATCCCAACAGCTTACCTAACTTTGCTCGCTTGAAAAATTCGCCTAATAAGCAATAATTCATAGCGCTTTTGCAAAAAGCAGAGGAGGGACAAAATAAAAGTCTCTCCTCATTTTTTTCATATCTCAATAACGCTTACCACAAAATTGTATATATCTGCATAGTTTCTTTATAGAATGAGAATATTTTTTGGGCGTGCCCTTGTGGGCATTTCGCTGTGCTCATGCCCACAAGGTCGGCGTGCTACGGGCTACG contains the following coding sequences:
- a CDS encoding H-type lectin domain-containing protein, which encodes MTRSIIITILVGSALAACAQNVGIGTATPNASAMLDITATNRGLLIPRVNLTATNNNAPIGAGVATSLLVYNQATSGAGATAVTPGYYYWDGTQWVRLTDRAWLIGNSTATTNYPASTGFFGTATNQHIDFVTNNIVRGRLSNLGEFFIGAVATVLPGDLMNGVGNATFPWAVNGYTDQNGGGVYGSVTAGTTNFAAVQGEYVGTGTSGAGVRGSYMTNTAGTSFAACATGVVGTATTTGSYKFGVYGSGGTSTRSGGVMGYDYGFALGALGYYSSGGTDFAVYGFGQNYTVGVPGGKIGSAAPNNMIGLGIYGGVMGGWIRGCTYGLNVRGERYSMYVDGKSYVNQPVVYLIQTQNTNRVPAYMSVSTHPEITDKGKVNLVNGRAVVSFKDAFKNAVLNIDDVIITVTPQGNTQGVYVTDITREGFTIVENNQGKSNVQVCWTASAPLKQADSSIPEEILENSFDEKMRGVMHNENAPENGKPIWWDGEKVRFDPIPQGLFQKDPNSLPNFARLKNSPNKQ